A single window of Nicotiana sylvestris chromosome 3, ASM39365v2, whole genome shotgun sequence DNA harbors:
- the LOC104218790 gene encoding putative elongation factor TypA-like SVR3, chloroplastic, with protein sequence MEMSIASPSSTTPTFSILNSSNCSKKISCLSTHFLKKHFFGSTLPSCLSAKVPFKVNPLRTSIKCAVSEATEAPSEKKSQLMRRSDIRNIAIVAHVDHGKTTLVDSMLKQAKVFRDNQFVQERIMDSNDIERERGITILSKNTSITYKDTKINIIDTPGHSDFGGEVERILNMVEGVLLVVDSVEGPMPQTRFVLKKALEFGHAVVVVVNKIDRPSARPEFVVNSTFELFIELNATDEQCDFQVIYASGIKGKAGLSPENLGDDLGPLFEAVVRCIPGPKINKDGALQMLATNIDYEEHKGRIAIGRVHAGSLRRGMDVKICTTEDECRFGRVSELFVYEKFSRVPAETVEAGDICAVCGIDDIQIGETIADKSEGKPLPAIKVEEPTVKMSFSVNTSPFVGREGKYVTSRNLRDRLYRELERNLAMKVEDGETADTFIVSGRGTLHITILIENMRREGYEFMVGPPKVINKKDGDKLLEPYEIATVEVPEEHMGSVVELLGRRRGQMIDMQGLGSEGTTLLKYKIPTRGLLGLRNSILTASRGTAILNTIFDSYGPWGGDISTRDLGSLVAFEDGTSTSYALMSSQDRGQLFIGPGVDVYKGQIVGIHQRPGDLALNVCKKKAATNVRSNKEVTVVLDTPLDYSLDDCIEYIQEDELVEVTPSSIRMLKNPKSAKKTR encoded by the exons ATGGAGATGTCAATTGCTTCACCTTCTTCTACAACACCAACTTTCTCTATTCTCAACTCTAGCAATTGTAGCAAGAAAATTTCTTGTCTTTCAACTCATTTCCTTAAAAAACACTTCTTTGGTAGTACTTTGCCTTCTTGTTTATCTGCTAAAGTACCTTTTAAAGTAAACCCACTTCGTACTTCTATCAAATGCGCTGTTTCTGAGGCTACTGAAGCCCCCTCTG AGAAGAAGAGCCAACTGATGAGGAGAAGTGATATACGGAATATAGCTATCGTTGCACATGTTGATCACGGGAAGACGACATTGGTTGATTCTATGTTGAAACAAGCAAAG GTTTTTCGTGATAACCAGTTTGTACAGGAAAGGATAATGGACTCCAATGATATAGAGCGTGAAAGGGGAATAACCATACTTAGCAAAAACACGTCAATTACTTACAAGGATACAAAAATCAACATAATTGACACTCCAGGGCACTCTGACTTTGGTGGTGAAGTAGAACGCATCCTCAACATGGTTGAAGGGGTTCTTTTAGTG GTAGACTCTGTTGAGGGTCCAATGCCCCAGACAAGATTTGTCTTGAAGAAGGCACTGGAGTTTGGCCATGCTGTAGTTGTTGTAGTCAATAAAATTGATAGACCTTCTGCTCGTCCAGAATTTGTCGTTAACTCTACGTTTGAACTCTTCATCGAATTAAATGCAACGGATGAACAG TGTGATTTTCAGGTAATATATGCCAGTGGTATCAAGGGAAAGGCAGGGCTATCACCTGAAAATTTGGGCGATGATCTTGGCCCACTATTTGAGGCCGTCGTTAGATGCATTCCAGGAcccaagattaataaagatggtGCACTTCAAATGCTT GCTACAAATATTGATTACGAAGAACATAAAGGGCGCATAGCTATTGGACGTGTGCATGCTGGAAGTCTGCGCAGGGGAATGGATGTGAAG ATATGTACAACAGAAGATGAATGCAGATTCGGCAGAGTAAGTGAGCTATTTGTGTATGAAAAATTCAGTAGAGTTCCCGCAGAAACTGTAGAAGCTGGAGATATCTGTGCTGTATGTGGTATTGATGATATTCAG ATTGGAGAGACTATCGCTGACAAAAGCGAGGGAAAACCATTACCTGCAATCAAGGTTGAAGAACCTACAGTGAAAATGTCATTTTCAGTCAATACCTCCCCTTTTGTTGGACGCGAG GGGAAGTATGTCACTAGCCGAAACCTAAGAGACAGGTTGTACCGTGAGCTGGAAAGAAATCTGGCAATGAAAGTTGAAGATGGTGAAACTGCAGATACATTCATTGTCAGTGGACGTGGTACTCTGCATATCACTATACTGATAGAGAACAT GCGAAGGGAAGGATATGAGTTCATGGTGGGACCTCCCAAAGTGATAAATAAGAAAGATGGTGACAAGTTGCTGGAACCTTATGAG ATTGCTACTGTTGAGGTTCCTGAGGAACACATGGGGTCTGTGGTTGAACTTCTGGGGAGAAGGCGTGGGCAAATGATTGATATGCAAGGGCTTGG GTCTGAAGGGACAACTTTGCTCAAATATAAAATACCAACCCGAGGTCTTCTTGGATTGCGGAATTCAATCTTGACAGCTTCTAGAGGCACAGCAATTCTCAACACAATATTTGATAGCTATGGACCATGGGGCGGTGATATTTCCACTCGTGATCTAGGTTCACTG GTTGCATTCGAGGACGGAACGAGTACATCCTATGCTCTCATGAGTTCTCAGGATAGAGGGCAGTTGTTTATTGGCCCTGGAGTTGATGTTTATAAAGGTCAAATAGTTGGTATTCACCAACGGCCAGGTGACCTTGCCCTGAATGTCTGCAAGAAAAAAGCTGCGACAAATGTTCGTTCAAACAAAGAAGTAACAG TGGTTCTTGATACTCCACTAGATTATAGTCTGGATGATTGCATAGAGTACATTCAAGAAGATGAGCTTGTTGAAGTTACTCCATCAAGTATCCGGATGTTGAAAAACCCAAAGTCTGCCAAAAAGACACGATGA